In one Melaminivora jejuensis genomic region, the following are encoded:
- a CDS encoding cbb3-type cytochrome c oxidase subunit I yields the protein MTSTTFPNGVRARPAACPPAARPGASYQLDLPADDRLPLARGWLWLGLAALIGSGVFSILLVAARTPWVNQWLPTADFFHVALVLHVDLSVLVWFVALAGVLWSLHGEARAQGLGRWALGITGAGTLAMALAPFVQPGAPIMANYIPVLDSPLFLAGLVAFGAGAALLVLRDLWTAPRLGLQWAGRGALHFGLRAAAIATAVALLSFAWSWAVLPTSLHGKAYYEILFWGGGHALQFTWTLLMLVAWLWLASSCGAPILLTPRVVLALLALALAGVFVTPWAYLAHDVASVEHRNLLTWAMRLGGGPAILPVGLAVVLAMALQRNLSPAMRPLRAALLASVLLFASGGVIGIFINGSNVRIPAHYHGCIVGVTLALMGAVYRLLPALGYRAAQGRMATWQPWVYGLGQLMHIIGLVWSGGYGVQRKVAGAEQVLRSTAEIAGMGLMGLGGLVAIIGGLLFVVVTLRAMQPQARSSAAGRQP from the coding sequence ATGACCAGCACCACCTTCCCCAACGGCGTGCGCGCACGCCCCGCCGCCTGCCCACCCGCCGCCCGGCCTGGCGCCAGCTACCAGCTCGACCTGCCTGCGGATGACCGGCTGCCGCTGGCACGCGGCTGGCTGTGGCTGGGCCTGGCGGCGCTGATCGGCTCGGGCGTGTTCTCCATCCTGCTGGTAGCCGCGCGCACGCCCTGGGTCAACCAGTGGCTGCCGACGGCAGACTTCTTCCATGTCGCGCTGGTGCTGCATGTCGATCTGTCGGTGCTGGTGTGGTTCGTCGCCCTGGCCGGCGTGCTGTGGAGCCTGCACGGCGAAGCCCGCGCGCAAGGCCTGGGCCGTTGGGCGCTGGGGATCACCGGGGCGGGCACGCTGGCCATGGCGCTGGCGCCCTTCGTGCAGCCGGGCGCGCCCATCATGGCCAACTACATCCCGGTGCTGGACTCGCCGCTGTTCCTGGCCGGGCTGGTGGCCTTTGGCGCCGGCGCCGCCCTGCTGGTGCTGCGCGACCTGTGGACGGCGCCACGCCTGGGCCTGCAGTGGGCCGGGCGCGGGGCGCTGCACTTCGGCCTGCGCGCCGCCGCCATTGCCACCGCCGTGGCACTGCTGAGCTTCGCCTGGTCGTGGGCCGTGCTGCCGACCAGCCTGCACGGCAAGGCCTATTACGAAATCCTGTTCTGGGGCGGCGGCCATGCCCTGCAGTTCACCTGGACGCTCCTGATGCTGGTGGCCTGGCTGTGGCTGGCCAGCAGCTGCGGCGCACCCATCTTGCTGACGCCGCGCGTGGTGCTGGCGCTGCTGGCGCTGGCGCTGGCTGGCGTCTTCGTCACGCCCTGGGCCTATCTGGCGCACGATGTGGCCTCGGTCGAGCACCGCAACCTGCTGACCTGGGCCATGCGCCTGGGCGGCGGGCCGGCCATCTTGCCGGTGGGCCTGGCCGTGGTGCTGGCGATGGCGCTGCAGCGCAACCTGAGCCCGGCCATGCGCCCGCTGCGCGCGGCGCTGCTGGCCTCGGTGCTGCTGTTTGCCTCGGGCGGCGTGATCGGCATCTTCATCAATGGCAGCAACGTGCGCATCCCAGCGCACTACCACGGCTGCATCGTCGGCGTGACGCTGGCACTGATGGGCGCCGTCTATCGCCTGCTGCCGGCGCTGGGCTATCGGGCTGCGCAGGGCCGCATGGCGACCTGGCAGCCCTGGGTCTATGGCCTGGGCCAGCTGATGCACATCATCGGCCTGGTCTGGTCAGGCGGCTATGGCGTGCAGCGCAAGGTGGCCGGCGCCGAGCAGGTGCTGCGCAGCACCGCCGAGATCGCTGGTATGGGCCTGATGGGCCTGGGCGGGCTGGTGGCCATCATCGGCGGCCTGCTGTTCGTGGTGGTCACGCTGCGCGCCATGCAGCCGCAGGCCCGGTCGTCGGCAGCGGGGCGGCAGCCATGA
- a CDS encoding FAD-binding oxidoreductase codes for MIGALQKLLQTLFLRVEGLFNAAFGDRINPFYHLGAITFFLFWIIGGSGLYLYVFFETGVAEAYSSVVALSTRQWWLGGILRSIHRYASDAMVLTMVLHMLRYFAFNLYHGFRWFSWITGVLLIWMVYASGINGYMLPWDQLAQYVTVASFEWLDWLPLFSGSLMRNFLYTDHVGARFFTLLSFLHLGLPLVVLMVMWIHVQRVPKARTTPPQPIVIGLLASLLVLALVAPVYSQGGPVDLAHAITSVELDWFYMAVFPLLSQWPLGRVWALVVGASVLVALLPWWPPKLRRSAAPQHQVLVQGEQGAQGARSTIAVRADETILDAGLRHGLALPYECRNGACGLCLCTVEQGSFEHRPYQKSALSDADRASGKALMCCAVPKGDMAIEVAGFTGAEARQQQIHTATVTALQRLAPDVMRVVLQLPPGQRLAYVAGQYINILLEDGQRRAFSFANRPGASDDIELHVRLVPGGRFTTHVFEAMRVGDVLRFEGPLGQFTLRDGSQPILFVAGATGFAPIKSIVEDAFARGVQRPMRLYWGVRQPGDLYQIDLCRQWQREHGNFEVIPVVSDAQPGDGWTGRTGLVHQAMLHDHPDLSGHEVYLCGSVRMVETAVPEFVAQGLDENFCFSDAFVTTAHAAPPAQSA; via the coding sequence ATGATAGGCGCGCTGCAAAAGCTCCTGCAGACCCTGTTCCTGCGCGTCGAGGGCCTGTTCAACGCTGCCTTCGGCGACCGCATCAACCCGTTCTACCACCTGGGCGCCATCACCTTCTTCCTGTTCTGGATCATCGGGGGGAGCGGGCTGTACCTGTACGTGTTCTTCGAGACCGGCGTGGCCGAGGCTTACTCATCGGTGGTCGCACTGAGCACGCGCCAATGGTGGCTGGGCGGCATCCTGCGCAGCATCCACCGCTACGCCTCGGACGCCATGGTGCTGACCATGGTGCTGCACATGCTGCGCTACTTCGCCTTCAATCTTTATCACGGCTTTCGCTGGTTCTCCTGGATCACCGGCGTGCTGCTGATCTGGATGGTCTATGCCTCGGGCATCAACGGCTACATGCTGCCATGGGATCAACTGGCGCAGTACGTCACCGTGGCCAGCTTCGAATGGCTGGACTGGCTGCCCCTGTTCAGCGGCAGCCTGATGCGCAACTTCCTCTACACCGACCACGTGGGCGCGCGCTTTTTCACGCTGCTGTCCTTCCTGCACCTGGGCCTACCGCTGGTGGTGCTGATGGTCATGTGGATCCACGTGCAGCGCGTGCCCAAGGCGCGCACCACGCCGCCGCAGCCCATCGTCATCGGCCTGCTGGCGTCCCTGCTGGTGCTGGCGCTGGTCGCGCCCGTGTACAGCCAGGGCGGCCCGGTCGATCTGGCGCACGCCATCACCAGCGTCGAGCTGGACTGGTTCTACATGGCCGTGTTCCCGCTGCTCAGCCAGTGGCCGCTGGGGCGGGTGTGGGCGCTGGTGGTCGGGGCGTCGGTGCTGGTGGCGCTGCTGCCGTGGTGGCCGCCGAAACTGCGGCGCAGCGCTGCGCCGCAGCATCAGGTGCTGGTGCAGGGCGAGCAGGGCGCGCAAGGTGCGCGCAGCACCATTGCCGTGCGCGCCGACGAGACCATCCTGGACGCCGGCCTGCGTCACGGCCTGGCCCTGCCCTACGAGTGCCGCAACGGCGCCTGCGGCCTGTGCCTGTGCACGGTCGAGCAAGGCAGCTTCGAGCACCGGCCCTACCAGAAAAGCGCCCTGTCCGATGCCGACCGGGCCAGCGGCAAGGCGCTGATGTGCTGCGCCGTGCCCAAGGGGGACATGGCCATCGAGGTCGCAGGCTTCACCGGCGCCGAGGCCCGGCAGCAGCAGATCCACACAGCCACGGTCACGGCGCTGCAGCGCCTGGCGCCCGACGTGATGCGCGTGGTGCTGCAATTGCCCCCGGGGCAGCGCCTGGCCTACGTGGCCGGCCAGTACATCAACATCCTGCTGGAGGACGGGCAGCGGCGCGCCTTCTCGTTCGCCAACCGGCCCGGGGCCAGCGACGACATCGAGCTGCACGTGCGCCTGGTACCGGGCGGTCGCTTCACCACCCATGTGTTCGAGGCCATGCGGGTGGGCGACGTGCTGCGCTTCGAGGGGCCGCTGGGCCAGTTCACGCTGCGCGACGGCAGCCAGCCCATCCTGTTCGTCGCCGGCGCCACGGGCTTTGCACCCATCAAGAGCATCGTCGAGGACGCCTTCGCACGCGGCGTGCAGCGGCCCATGCGGCTGTACTGGGGCGTGCGCCAGCCCGGGGATCTGTACCAGATCGACCTGTGCCGGCAATGGCAGCGCGAGCACGGCAATTTCGAGGTCATCCCGGTGGTGTCGGACGCCCAGCCCGGCGATGGCTGGACGGGCCGCACCGGCCTGGTACACCAGGCCATGCTGCACGATCACCCCGACCTGAGCGGCCACGAGGTCTATCTGTGCGGCTCGGTGCGCATGGTGGAGACGGCGGTGCCGGAATTCGTCGCCCAGGGCCTGGACGAGAACTTCTGCTTCTCCGACGCCTTCGTCACCACGGCGCACGCCGCGCCGCCAGCCCAATCAGCATGA
- the lolA gene encoding outer membrane lipoprotein chaperone LolA, with product MKKIFASLLIAGCAQWAWADGLKSLEDFMKTARSGSASFTQTVTAPPRDGQAARSKTSSGQFDFQRPGRFRFVYQKPFEQTIVADGRTLWLYDADLNQVTQRAQEQALGSTPAALVASAPDLAALRGDFTLESAPDEGGLQWVLATPKASGSQLRSVRVGLDGARLAVLDIEDSFGQHSVIRFADMQLNPQLPTGTFSFKVPAGADVLRQ from the coding sequence TTGAAAAAAATTTTTGCTTCTCTCTTGATAGCTGGCTGCGCCCAGTGGGCCTGGGCTGACGGCCTGAAAAGCCTGGAAGACTTCATGAAGACCGCCAGGAGCGGCAGCGCCAGCTTCACCCAGACGGTGACTGCGCCGCCCCGTGACGGCCAGGCCGCGCGCAGCAAGACCAGCAGCGGCCAGTTCGACTTCCAGCGCCCCGGGCGCTTTCGCTTCGTCTATCAAAAGCCCTTCGAGCAGACCATCGTCGCCGATGGCCGGACGCTGTGGCTCTACGACGCCGATCTGAACCAGGTGACCCAGCGCGCGCAGGAGCAGGCGCTGGGCTCGACCCCGGCGGCGCTGGTCGCCTCGGCGCCCGACTTGGCGGCGCTGCGCGGCGACTTCACGCTGGAGTCGGCGCCGGACGAGGGCGGCCTGCAATGGGTGCTGGCCACGCCCAAGGCCTCGGGCAGTCAGCTCAGGAGCGTGCGCGTCGGCCTGGACGGCGCACGGCTGGCGGTGCTGGACATCGAGGATAGCTTCGGCCAGCACTCGGTCATCCGCTTTGCCGACATGCAGCTCAACCCGCAGTTGCCGACCGGCACCTTCAGCTTCAAGGTGCCTGCCGGCGCCGATGTGCTGCGGCAGTAG
- a CDS encoding DNA translocase FtsK: protein MVFLYDLLLQYPERSATAPECAAQWCGALQPRADPGAGAAGAAGLAAGAAQLLPEDAAWSTTGTGAATANWLGRLGAWLADGSYFLLGFSAWWGVAAALHAWLASLARWMRGASYEGLLSWRQRGAFWLGLALLLCASCGLEWSRLYRFEPALPGHAGGMLGYLTGPLAVQWLGFTGSGLIGVMLALLGAALVFGFSWGHLAERLGRRIDAVVLASRAQGERARDAAAGRRAARQRQAALGEEPRHEPVVEALRPGSAPAPEAPPAAAAVPQPPAAAAAFSPEPLQSSTRAEPAPAAAATGAPAARAQPRPPASGGLGDEAGLPQVSLLDPVQALQESVTPETLEMTSRLIEKKLQDFGVDVQVVEAMPGPVITRYEIEPATGVKGAQIVNLAKDLARSLSLVSIRVVETIPGKTTMALELPNARRQTIRLAEILGSTVYHDARSLLTVGLGKDIIGQPVVADLARMPHCLVAGTTGSGKSVGINAMILSLLYKAEPKDVRLLMIDPKMLEMSVYEGIPHLLAPVVTDMKQAAHGLNWCVAEMERRYKLMSKLGVRNLAGYNAKIDEAAAREELVPNPFSLNPEAPEPLERLPHIVVIIDELADLMMVVGKKIEELIARLAQKARAAGIHLILATQRPSVDVITGLIKANIPTRIAFSVGSKIDSRTILDQMGAEALLGMGDMLYMASGTGLPLRVHGAFVSDEEVHRVVEYLKTQGEPDYIDGVLEGASLDEEGASSGFGGLDGGGDGEKDPMYDQAVEVVLKDRKASISYVQRKLRIGYNRSARLLEDMEKAGLVSALTSNGQREVLVPARSE, encoded by the coding sequence CTGGTTTTTCTGTATGACTTACTCCTTCAATACCCTGAACGGAGCGCCACCGCCCCAGAGTGCGCTGCGCAGTGGTGTGGCGCGCTTCAGCCACGAGCTGATCCTGGTGCTGGCGCTGCTGGCGCTGCTGGTCTGGCTGCTGGCGCTGCTCAGTTACTCCCCGAAGATGCGGCCTGGTCCACCACCGGCACCGGCGCTGCCACGGCCAACTGGCTGGGCCGGCTGGGCGCCTGGCTGGCCGATGGCAGCTACTTCCTGCTGGGCTTTTCCGCCTGGTGGGGCGTGGCGGCGGCCTTGCACGCCTGGCTGGCCTCACTGGCGCGCTGGATGCGCGGCGCCAGCTACGAAGGCCTGCTGTCGTGGCGCCAGCGCGGCGCCTTCTGGCTCGGCCTGGCGCTGCTGCTGTGCGCCAGCTGCGGGCTGGAGTGGTCCCGTCTGTACCGTTTCGAGCCAGCGCTGCCCGGCCATGCCGGCGGGATGTTGGGCTATCTGACAGGGCCGCTGGCGGTGCAGTGGCTAGGCTTCACCGGCTCGGGCCTGATCGGCGTGATGCTGGCGCTGCTGGGTGCGGCGCTGGTCTTCGGCTTTTCCTGGGGGCACCTGGCTGAGCGCCTGGGCCGGCGCATCGATGCCGTGGTGCTGGCCAGCCGGGCGCAGGGCGAGCGCGCGCGCGACGCTGCTGCTGGCCGGCGCGCGGCGCGCCAGCGCCAGGCTGCGCTGGGCGAGGAGCCGCGCCATGAGCCGGTGGTGGAGGCGCTGCGGCCTGGCTCGGCGCCGGCTCCGGAAGCGCCGCCAGCCGCCGCTGCCGTCCCCCAGCCGCCAGCCGCCGCTGCCGCCTTCAGCCCTGAGCCGCTGCAGTCGTCCACCCGCGCCGAGCCAGCCCCGGCAGCCGCAGCGACAGGTGCGCCTGCCGCGCGCGCCCAGCCAAGGCCGCCGGCTTCGGGTGGCCTGGGTGACGAGGCGGGCCTGCCCCAGGTCAGCCTGCTCGATCCGGTGCAGGCGCTGCAGGAAAGCGTCACGCCCGAGACGCTGGAGATGACCAGCCGCCTGATCGAGAAAAAGCTGCAGGATTTCGGCGTGGACGTGCAGGTGGTCGAGGCCATGCCCGGCCCGGTCATCACACGCTACGAGATCGAGCCGGCCACGGGCGTCAAGGGCGCGCAGATCGTGAACTTGGCCAAGGATCTGGCGCGCAGCCTGAGCCTGGTGTCCATCCGCGTGGTCGAGACCATTCCCGGCAAGACCACCATGGCGCTGGAGCTGCCCAATGCCCGGCGCCAGACCATCCGCCTGGCGGAAATCCTGGGGTCAACGGTCTATCACGACGCCAGAAGCCTGCTCACCGTGGGCCTGGGCAAGGACATCATCGGCCAGCCCGTGGTGGCAGACCTGGCCAGGATGCCGCATTGCCTGGTGGCCGGCACCACCGGCTCGGGCAAGTCGGTGGGCATCAACGCCATGATCCTGAGCCTGCTGTACAAGGCCGAGCCCAAGGACGTGCGCCTGCTGATGATCGACCCCAAGATGCTGGAGATGAGCGTCTATGAGGGCATCCCGCACCTGCTGGCCCCCGTGGTCACCGACATGAAGCAGGCCGCGCACGGCCTGAACTGGTGCGTGGCCGAGATGGAGCGGCGCTACAAGCTCATGAGCAAACTGGGCGTGCGCAACCTGGCCGGCTACAACGCGAAGATCGACGAGGCGGCGGCGCGCGAGGAGTTGGTGCCCAACCCCTTCAGCCTGAACCCCGAAGCGCCCGAACCCCTGGAGCGGCTGCCGCACATCGTGGTCATCATCGACGAGCTGGCCGACCTGATGATGGTCGTGGGCAAGAAGATCGAGGAGCTGATCGCCCGCTTGGCGCAGAAGGCGCGCGCTGCCGGCATCCACCTGATCCTGGCCACGCAGCGCCCCAGCGTGGATGTCATCACCGGCTTGATCAAGGCCAACATCCCGACGCGCATCGCGTTCTCCGTGGGTAGCAAGATCGACAGCCGCACCATCCTCGACCAGATGGGCGCCGAGGCCCTGCTGGGCATGGGCGACATGCTGTACATGGCCAGCGGCACCGGGCTGCCGCTGCGCGTACACGGTGCCTTCGTGTCCGACGAGGAAGTGCATCGGGTGGTCGAATACCTGAAGACACAAGGGGAGCCGGACTACATCGATGGTGTGCTGGAGGGCGCTAGCCTCGACGAGGAGGGCGCCAGCAGCGGCTTCGGCGGCCTGGACGGCGGCGGGGACGGCGAGAAAGACCCCATGTACGACCAGGCGGTGGAAGTGGTGCTCAAGGATCGCAAGGCCAGCATCTCCTACGTCCAGCGCAAGCTGCGCATCGGCTACAACCGCTCGGCGCGGCTGCTGGAGGACATGGAAAAGGCTGGCCTGGTCAGCGCCCTCACTTCCAACGGCCAGCGCGAAGTGCTGGTGCCGGCCCGCAGCGAATGA